One genomic window of Polyangiaceae bacterium includes the following:
- a CDS encoding radical SAM protein, which produces MLFVRNLEKLITVSANVVWPLMRELSELGPRPAAFAPKWSDKPIPRGKERSKPPLGWPRETDSLCPTCVKEARAEILRGDADWTKLISDKPGEIKARIVEKDGQIRMEKTCPKHGPVSDVISIDPRFLQRIEGLFQGRDVAMTPDALHQHGSSSIRYGRGAVLTVDLTNRCNMMCDPCFMDANQVGYVHELSWEDIQRILDDAVNVRPKRQMSIQFSGGEPTLSPHFIDAIKYARKKGYFAVQCATNGLRFAQEPGFAKKCKEAGLRMAYLQFDGVTNEANAHRKIANLYDVKLRAIEELAAAGIDVILVVTVVNGINNDMIGPIIEFAIQNADKVTVVSFQPVSFTGRDEDISDEMREQQRYTLSHLAHDVAEQTGVTNPLRDWFPLSALSPFGDVVDLMDGPDKDFGQLNCGCHPNCGIGTVLFVNKRTKQMVPLLDFLDMEGILRDFRTIFDAGRSRAWTKAQVVASILRHYKPEKAPKGLDISTLLRQFMSQTGAAHAGEADAKNYEWRVLFVAGMWFQDLFNYDFRRTEMCIIPYGTQMGEISFCAYNTGVGWRNVLEKIKANATVAEWYRTHGRHPVYAKNKDLPLPAFDNPLTVVEHELAAAERVSHEKDAPRPKKKAVRLPIVP; this is translated from the coding sequence ATGCTTTTCGTGCGGAATTTGGAGAAGTTGATTACCGTTTCGGCGAATGTCGTGTGGCCGCTCATGCGAGAGCTCAGCGAGCTTGGTCCACGGCCGGCTGCATTTGCGCCCAAATGGAGTGACAAGCCCATACCGCGAGGCAAGGAGCGATCGAAGCCGCCGCTTGGGTGGCCGCGAGAGACCGACAGCTTGTGTCCGACGTGCGTCAAAGAGGCTCGGGCGGAGATTTTGCGAGGCGATGCGGACTGGACGAAGCTCATCTCCGACAAACCTGGTGAAATCAAGGCGCGTATCGTCGAAAAAGACGGTCAGATTCGGATGGAGAAGACGTGTCCGAAGCATGGTCCCGTCAGTGACGTGATTTCGATCGATCCGCGATTTCTTCAGCGCATCGAGGGTCTTTTTCAGGGGCGCGACGTGGCGATGACGCCGGATGCGTTGCACCAGCATGGTTCGAGCAGCATTCGTTATGGGCGCGGCGCGGTGCTCACGGTGGACTTGACGAATCGTTGCAACATGATGTGCGACCCGTGCTTCATGGATGCCAATCAGGTGGGATATGTCCACGAATTGTCGTGGGAGGACATCCAGCGCATCTTGGACGATGCCGTGAACGTGCGGCCGAAGCGGCAGATGTCGATTCAGTTTTCGGGCGGGGAGCCGACGCTTTCACCGCATTTCATCGATGCGATCAAGTATGCCCGTAAAAAGGGATACTTTGCGGTGCAATGCGCGACGAACGGGCTTCGCTTTGCGCAGGAGCCGGGGTTTGCCAAAAAGTGCAAAGAGGCAGGCTTGCGCATGGCGTACCTGCAATTCGACGGCGTCACGAACGAAGCGAACGCGCATCGCAAGATTGCCAATCTTTACGACGTGAAATTGCGGGCCATCGAAGAGCTCGCGGCCGCCGGCATCGACGTCATCTTGGTCGTGACGGTGGTCAATGGCATCAACAATGACATGATTGGTCCGATCATCGAGTTTGCCATTCAAAACGCGGACAAGGTGACGGTCGTCAGTTTTCAGCCGGTGAGTTTTACCGGGCGTGACGAAGACATTTCCGACGAAATGCGCGAGCAGCAGCGTTACACGTTGAGCCATTTGGCGCACGACGTGGCCGAGCAGACGGGTGTGACGAATCCCTTGCGTGATTGGTTCCCGCTCTCGGCACTTTCGCCCTTTGGTGATGTCGTCGATCTGATGGACGGACCCGACAAGGACTTCGGACAGCTCAATTGCGGGTGTCATCCGAATTGTGGCATCGGCACGGTTCTTTTCGTCAACAAGAGGACGAAGCAAATGGTTCCGCTCTTGGATTTCCTCGACATGGAGGGAATTTTGCGGGACTTCCGCACGATATTCGATGCTGGGCGGAGCCGAGCGTGGACGAAGGCGCAGGTCGTGGCGAGCATTTTGCGGCATTACAAGCCGGAAAAAGCCCCGAAGGGCCTCGACATATCGACGCTATTGCGGCAATTCATGAGCCAGACGGGCGCAGCGCACGCGGGCGAAGCGGACGCGAAAAACTACGAATGGCGCGTGCTCTTCGTCGCGGGCATGTGGTTTCAGGATTTGTTCAATTACGATTTCCGGCGCACGGAGATGTGCATCATCCCGTACGGCACGCAAATGGGGGAAATCAGCTTTTGCGCCTACAACACGGGTGTCGGATGGCGCAACGTGCTCGAGAAAATCAAAGCCAATGCCACGGTGGCCGAATGGTATCGCACGCACGGTAGGCATCCGGTGTACGCGAAGAACAAGGATTTGCCATTGCCTGCGTTCGACAATCCGCTCACGGTGGTCGAGCACGAATTGGCAGCGGCCGAGCGGGTCAGTCACGAGAAAGACGCGCCGCGGCCGAAAAAGAAAGCGGTCAGGTTACCGATCGTGCCTTGA
- a CDS encoding HEAT repeat domain-containing protein: MRRFISSIATLAAGAVLFCSSPAPAQIAIGTIREPRDRNDDARSTPPRTSLRGLLGVPVAERLLTSSSQEDRLRGVVRLGAIGTPEAIDALTSALEQSTIVMRDPRARLEAIRALAPHATRENVRLLLIRELSDGPDGRASSSPLSSLTRGAAALALARGGEKKALTALMSAVLHGGGGSEAATTALVEHPPSSLSPLLEGRRRIEPQIANLLATMGDLRGQEKLRLALAETDPAVQAAAALALVRLGDSTPATLARAWVKSQDNRQRRAGAEVLARLGTDDADEAIAALLASSGTRSEGVRLALAAPRKELVKPLANVLDSLARDDRDKAIAAIGRAGGAEAVDVLVAQFDKPELATSVAFALARLPGNDARIALEKALASASAKTGAPRRLVVRASTVRALLLRDEPKGLDEALRAMAVEKAPEDLAVGYFGLVATGRLSVRGALDQANKSMSAVPLEAVLAAIARASLTRGPEDLSAFTEALNTACSGLGLMPMVAHSAGIALLADTQGEGLPTKTLARLAEEGGPIAPLAARALPSRDSEAVRSRIERLLEGTDPVIRAHTALGLAADKEPDAVSLLARAYRFEEDASVRRAIVRALSARTEKQRIGTLELARDLDPDDAVRALARAALAGRSLLPPVTDPAGTVVWVSLVANAPSAVSSIAGRAARFVRPDGLAIPVVADPDGVLIVPGVPEGRAGLTLAPEAVSGDAPSP; encoded by the coding sequence GTGCGCCGGTTCATCTCATCCATCGCGACACTCGCGGCCGGAGCCGTGCTTTTTTGCAGCTCGCCGGCGCCCGCGCAAATCGCCATCGGTACGATCCGTGAACCTCGCGACCGGAACGACGATGCACGCTCGACGCCACCACGGACTTCGCTGCGCGGTCTGCTTGGCGTGCCCGTTGCCGAACGATTGCTCACATCGAGCTCGCAGGAGGATCGACTACGAGGCGTCGTGAGGCTCGGAGCGATCGGTACGCCCGAAGCCATCGATGCGCTGACGAGTGCTCTGGAGCAATCGACGATCGTCATGCGTGATCCACGTGCGCGGCTCGAAGCCATCCGCGCGCTCGCGCCGCACGCGACGCGAGAAAACGTGAGACTACTGTTGATCCGCGAGCTGTCCGACGGGCCCGATGGTCGCGCGAGCTCGTCGCCGCTGTCGAGCCTCACGCGAGGCGCAGCGGCGCTCGCGCTTGCTCGTGGTGGCGAAAAAAAAGCTCTCACTGCGCTGATGAGTGCCGTTCTTCACGGCGGAGGCGGCTCGGAAGCGGCCACGACGGCGCTCGTCGAACACCCACCATCGTCGCTGTCGCCGCTGCTCGAAGGACGGCGTCGCATCGAGCCACAGATCGCGAATTTGCTCGCCACGATGGGCGACTTGCGAGGCCAAGAAAAGCTGCGTTTGGCGCTTGCAGAAACCGATCCTGCGGTTCAAGCGGCGGCAGCGCTCGCGCTCGTGAGGCTCGGTGATTCGACGCCCGCAACGCTCGCACGAGCATGGGTGAAGTCGCAGGACAATCGGCAACGTCGAGCGGGTGCCGAGGTGCTCGCGAGGCTTGGCACGGACGACGCGGACGAGGCGATTGCCGCGCTGCTCGCGTCGAGTGGGACGCGAAGCGAAGGTGTGCGGCTCGCGCTGGCAGCGCCGCGCAAGGAGCTCGTCAAACCGCTTGCGAACGTGCTCGATTCGCTCGCGCGGGACGACCGAGACAAGGCGATCGCTGCGATCGGAAGAGCGGGCGGAGCGGAAGCGGTGGACGTGCTCGTGGCACAGTTCGACAAACCCGAGCTCGCGACGTCGGTTGCTTTTGCGCTGGCGCGTTTGCCTGGGAACGACGCGCGTATTGCGCTCGAGAAAGCGCTTGCGAGCGCGTCGGCAAAAACGGGTGCGCCGCGAAGGCTCGTCGTGCGAGCGTCGACGGTGCGAGCGCTGCTCTTGCGTGACGAACCGAAGGGGCTCGACGAAGCGCTGCGTGCGATGGCGGTGGAGAAAGCGCCGGAAGACCTTGCGGTCGGATATTTCGGGCTCGTTGCAACGGGGCGCCTCAGCGTGCGCGGCGCGCTCGATCAAGCCAACAAGAGCATGAGCGCGGTTCCTTTGGAAGCGGTTCTCGCTGCCATCGCGCGTGCTTCGCTCACGAGAGGCCCCGAAGATCTGTCGGCGTTCACGGAGGCATTGAACACCGCATGCAGTGGACTCGGGTTGATGCCGATGGTCGCGCATTCGGCGGGCATCGCGCTTCTCGCGGACACGCAGGGCGAGGGTTTGCCCACGAAGACGCTTGCACGCTTGGCCGAAGAGGGCGGGCCGATCGCACCGCTTGCGGCGCGCGCACTGCCGAGTCGCGACAGTGAAGCCGTACGCAGTCGCATCGAGCGACTCTTGGAAGGCACCGATCCGGTGATTCGAGCGCACACGGCGCTGGGCCTTGCAGCCGACAAAGAGCCCGACGCCGTCTCGCTGCTCGCACGGGCGTATCGTTTCGAGGAAGACGCGTCGGTGCGTCGCGCCATCGTTCGCGCGCTGTCAGCACGTACCGAAAAGCAACGCATCGGCACGCTCGAGCTTGCCCGCGACCTCGATCCGGACGACGCCGTTCGCGCGCTCGCTCGCGCGGCGCTCGCAGGACGTTCGCTGCTTCCGCCCGTCACCGATCCTGCGGGCACGGTCGTCTGGGTGTCGCTCGTTGCGAACGCTCCATCGGCGGTTTCGTCCATTGCCGGGCGAGCGGCGCGGTTTGTCCGGCCAGACGGGCTGGCCATCCCGGTGGTTGCGGATCCCGATGGAGTGCTCATCGTTCCGGGCGTGCCGGAGGGTCGTGCTGGGCTCACACTTGCGCCCGAGGCCGTCTCGGGGGACGCTCCGTCCCCATGA
- the xseB gene encoding exodeoxyribonuclease VII small subunit, giving the protein MSNEAVSSAAAGAAGQALSFEESTRRLTAIVEQLEGGELPLERSLELFEEGIRLARAAKARLDRAEQRVEELLRVDPEGKPVVRNFEG; this is encoded by the coding sequence ATGAGCAACGAGGCAGTTTCGAGCGCAGCGGCAGGTGCCGCGGGACAAGCCCTTTCGTTCGAGGAATCGACGCGTCGGCTCACTGCGATCGTCGAGCAGCTCGAGGGTGGGGAGCTTCCGCTCGAACGATCGCTCGAGCTTTTCGAGGAGGGCATTCGCCTTGCGCGAGCGGCCAAAGCGCGCCTCGATCGAGCCGAGCAACGTGTCGAGGAGCTCTTGCGGGTCGACCCCGAAGGCAAACCGGTCGTACGCAACTTCGAGGGGTGA
- a CDS encoding competence/damage-inducible protein A, with product MRTAAALIIGNELLSGKIADSNIVVLARALRSLGIVFRRVVMVLDEIDVIADEVRTLSSSHDFLFTSGGVGPTHDDVTIDAVARSFGVEAISSPAMVQMLREYYGDRLTEGHLRMARIPEGARLASNPHMPWPAIIMHNVWVLPGVPEIFQAKMPLVRELIGSDKPFVSFAVYTTLDEGTLKPMLDEVVRDHTDVEIGSYPRWGGNDYRTKLTFDGVDAERVGRARDAFASSLPAESIVKID from the coding sequence ATGCGAACGGCGGCGGCGCTCATCATTGGCAACGAGCTGCTCAGCGGCAAAATCGCCGACTCCAACATCGTCGTGCTCGCGCGAGCACTGCGTTCGCTTGGAATCGTATTCCGGCGCGTCGTCATGGTGCTCGACGAGATCGACGTCATCGCGGACGAAGTTCGGACACTGTCGTCATCGCACGATTTTTTGTTCACGAGCGGCGGAGTTGGTCCAACGCACGACGACGTCACCATCGATGCCGTCGCCCGTTCGTTTGGCGTCGAAGCAATTTCGTCGCCAGCGATGGTGCAGATGCTTCGCGAATATTACGGAGATCGCCTGACGGAAGGGCATTTGCGCATGGCGCGTATTCCCGAAGGAGCGCGCCTCGCATCGAATCCGCACATGCCTTGGCCGGCGATCATCATGCACAACGTCTGGGTTTTGCCGGGCGTACCGGAGATTTTCCAAGCCAAAATGCCGCTCGTTCGCGAGCTCATTGGCTCGGACAAACCTTTCGTATCGTTTGCGGTCTACACGACGCTGGACGAAGGCACCCTGAAGCCGATGCTCGACGAGGTCGTACGAGATCATACGGATGTCGAAATCGGCTCGTATCCGCGGTGGGGTGGCAATGACTACCGAACGAAGCTCACGTTCGATGGCGTCGATGCGGAACGAGTGGGCCGGGCGCGTGATGCATTTGCGTCCAGTTTGCCCGCGGAATCGATTGTGAAGATTGACTAG
- the radC gene encoding DNA repair protein RadC → MQTLIETTQDGLEVHVPIDMSLDELSTSLLRGPRERALDEGIAALSDADLLAIVLGTGLTGCPVVQLSYALIARFGGLEGLSRLGARAIAEHPGVGMVKALRVAAALEAGKRAVVSALRPKLELITSAAVAEWFTSRIGWRDQEELWSLSIDGRNGMRSARRIAQGGLHGVHLTARDVLTAGLQDAASAIILVHNHPSGDPMPSTQDLEMTHRVALAGRAIGMPLIDHVIVSSTGRYSSMLDLGMLPSS, encoded by the coding sequence ATGCAGACGCTGATTGAAACGACACAAGACGGGCTCGAGGTTCATGTTCCAATCGACATGAGCCTGGATGAACTATCGACATCGCTCTTGCGAGGTCCTCGTGAACGAGCGCTCGACGAAGGAATCGCGGCATTATCGGATGCGGATCTCTTGGCGATTGTCCTGGGCACGGGTTTGACGGGGTGTCCCGTCGTGCAACTTTCGTATGCGCTCATTGCGCGGTTTGGGGGCTTGGAGGGCCTATCGCGGCTTGGAGCTCGAGCGATTGCCGAACATCCTGGGGTGGGCATGGTCAAGGCGCTGCGTGTGGCCGCAGCGCTCGAAGCAGGAAAACGTGCGGTCGTGAGCGCGCTGCGGCCAAAGCTCGAGCTCATTACGTCGGCAGCGGTTGCCGAATGGTTCACGAGCCGCATTGGCTGGAGGGATCAGGAAGAATTGTGGTCGTTATCGATTGACGGTCGCAATGGCATGCGTAGCGCGCGTCGAATCGCTCAAGGTGGGCTGCACGGAGTTCACCTGACGGCGCGCGACGTGCTCACGGCTGGTTTGCAAGACGCGGCGTCGGCGATCATTTTGGTGCACAACCATCCGAGCGGCGATCCGATGCCATCGACGCAAGACCTCGAAATGACCCATCGAGTCGCCCTTGCTGGACGGGCCATCGGTATGCCGCTCATCGATCACGTCATCGTTTCGAGCACCGGCAGATACTCGTCAATGCTGGACCTGGGTATGCTGCCTAGCAGCTAA
- a CDS encoding SMI1/KNR4 family protein, whose translation MKIEEPNPYGPTSPEAITQFEARRGVLLPLDYKQFLLKSNGGYPTPNVFEVPEWHGQGNSVMSFYGIHDGSKGKRLDRACEVYDERIPADLIPIADDANGNAICIGWKGEREGKIYFWDHEDELDEDGDFVKDYRNVFVVANSLQEFLDNLMTLEDFEMKHPTKGT comes from the coding sequence GTGAAAATCGAGGAACCGAATCCGTATGGGCCGACATCTCCAGAGGCGATCACCCAATTCGAGGCACGCCGGGGCGTGTTGCTGCCACTCGATTACAAGCAGTTTCTGCTGAAGTCGAATGGTGGATACCCTACCCCCAATGTGTTCGAGGTCCCGGAGTGGCACGGTCAGGGGAATTCGGTGATGTCCTTCTATGGCATCCATGACGGCTCCAAGGGTAAGCGACTGGATCGGGCGTGCGAAGTGTACGACGAGCGCATCCCTGCCGATCTCATTCCGATAGCCGATGATGCTAACGGGAATGCGATCTGCATCGGCTGGAAAGGCGAACGCGAAGGGAAGATCTACTTCTGGGATCACGAGGACGAACTCGATGAGGACGGCGACTTCGTCAAGGACTACCGAAACGTGTTCGTGGTGGCGAATAGCCTTCAGGAATTCCTCGACAACCTCATGACCCTTGAAGATTTTGAAATGAAGCACCCTACCAAGGGTACGTAG
- a CDS encoding HNH endonuclease, with protein MNQSPFRALAFVRFIVCACQPFRAFVSFWLIVCMLLSLAPLGCHPVKVRHATGWPGQPQLPEYTAQQLEECGELIQEGIDSVRHPVDAKVVLDENGHVLDVATAGEPNPDVGMCIRVALRGMKVDKDVIHEAMLRRPPSFSSWPHAETQPNRKYLGEVVIVTVVVVVFTEVIIETVAVALGVAVTATVVAEAAKAAQAKSAQAKAAQATAPAARKPHQPVAKKWLDKGGSIDQKADGTTTYTRSDGVSVTYDKDGFPDFRPYRHPTVKDVQIEFTGSYPKDNALADKAAGITEKMRQDEEYRWHHHQDGKTMQLIKKDVHEDFFHTGGMSGTRRR; from the coding sequence ATGAATCAATCGCCATTTCGGGCCTTGGCTTTCGTGAGGTTCATCGTGTGCGCGTGTCAGCCATTTCGAGCCTTCGTTTCATTTTGGCTCATCGTCTGCATGTTGCTGTCGCTCGCGCCACTAGGCTGCCATCCGGTCAAAGTGCGGCATGCGACGGGATGGCCCGGACAACCGCAATTGCCCGAGTATACGGCGCAGCAGCTCGAGGAATGCGGCGAGTTGATTCAGGAAGGCATCGACTCGGTGCGGCATCCAGTGGATGCCAAGGTGGTCCTCGACGAGAACGGCCACGTTTTGGACGTAGCGACGGCGGGCGAGCCCAATCCGGATGTCGGCATGTGCATCCGCGTCGCTTTGCGAGGCATGAAGGTCGACAAGGATGTCATCCACGAAGCCATGCTCCGACGGCCTCCATCTTTCTCTTCGTGGCCGCACGCGGAGACGCAGCCGAATCGCAAGTACCTTGGCGAGGTCGTGATCGTCACGGTCGTCGTGGTCGTCTTCACCGAGGTCATCATCGAAACGGTTGCGGTTGCCCTCGGGGTCGCGGTCACGGCCACCGTCGTGGCGGAGGCGGCCAAGGCAGCGCAGGCGAAATCAGCGCAGGCAAAAGCAGCGCAGGCCACTGCGCCTGCCGCGCGGAAACCGCATCAGCCCGTTGCAAAGAAGTGGTTGGACAAAGGCGGCTCAATTGACCAGAAGGCCGATGGAACGACCACCTACACGCGCAGCGATGGAGTGTCCGTGACCTACGACAAGGATGGGTTTCCGGATTTCAGGCCGTACAGGCACCCCACGGTGAAAGACGTGCAGATCGAGTTTACGGGGAGTTACCCGAAAGACAACGCGCTCGCCGACAAAGCCGCAGGCATCACCGAAAAAATGCGTCAGGATGAGGAATACAGGTGGCATCACCACCAAGATGGAAAGACGATGCAGTTGATCAAGAAAGATGTGCATGAGGACTTCTTCCACACCGGCGGCATGTCGGGGACGCGAAGGCGATAA